Proteins co-encoded in one Malus sylvestris chromosome 9, drMalSylv7.2, whole genome shotgun sequence genomic window:
- the LOC126582209 gene encoding chloroplastic group IIA intron splicing facilitator CRS1, chloroplastic isoform X2, with product MPATLFLSPLSTLPNTAHLLPSHAQFSISSSLNPKPPQNPTPSKTPHSTPPLESFSSSDASVKAPAAPWMKGPLLLQPHQVIDFSKPRNRKIPGNAKPENSDSELGGKLVGIRGERAIKQIVQSIERLGPNENPEKPQEGFGEFGIWDCLEGLVQEDNSVGTHRGFGEFGIGDCLEGLGKANDSRISGKKMPWEREERMVFPRVKRERVASAAELSLEKELLERLRGEAAKLRKWIKVKKAGVTQAVVDDVKFIWKGNELAMLKFDVPLCQNMYRAQEILEMKTGGMVVWRNKDSLVIYRGCNYQSTSKFFPKRHPRSAGCQETSSSDLIQLDLEKSSIYQSETFESAVDEKLNKKNDKEDPTQIFLETNVSCQPTSRSLYEKEADRLLDGLGPRFIDWWMHKPLPVDADLLPEVVPGFKAPIRRCPPNTRSRLTDDELTNLRKSARSLPTHFVLGRNRKLQGLAAAILKLWEKSQIAKIAVKFGVPNTNNEQMAYELKCLTGGVLLLRNKFIILLYRGKDFLPCGVSDLVAKREIELNRWQLHEEHARLKAIETFSEDDEPLGSTGTVGTLSEFHNIQTEYGDLIRRNKDIEIKLEAEKARLGRELRNQEHRAFILNRKIEKSTNKLSKLNYQWTPAEQDVDQEMMTEEERECFRKIGLQMHSCLVLGRRGVFNGVKEGIHQHWKHREVVKVITMQKLFGQVMYTAKLLEAESGGVLVSVDKLKKGHAIIIYRGRNYRRPFKPICGNLLSKRKALHRSLEMQRIGSLKFFASQRQQAALDLKLKLEKPRMALEEFPRIEAYLPALV from the exons ccctCTTTCCACTCTCCCAAACACCGcccatcttcttccctctcaCGCGCAATTTTCCATCTCATCTTCCTTAAACCCAAAACCTCCACAAAACCCGACTCCCTCCAAAACCCCGCATTCCACGCCCCCATTGGAGTCCTTTTCGAGCTCCGACGCTTCCGTTAAGGCGCCTGCAGCTCCATGGATGAAGGGTCCGCTTCTTCTTCAACCCCACCAAGTCATTGACTTCTCAAAACCCAGAAATAGGAAGATCCCCGGCAATGCCAAACCCGAAAACTCCGATTCGGAGCTAGGAGGCAAGTTGGTCGGCATTAGAGGGGAGAGAGCAATCAAGCAAATTGTCCAGAGCATTGAGAGGCTTGGACCAAATGAGAATCCAGAAAAACCCCAGGAAGGTTTTGGGGAGTTTGGGATTTGGGATTGCTTGGAGGGGCTCGTACAAGAGGATAATTCGGTAGGAACCCACAGAGGTTTTGGGGAGTTTGGAATAGGGGATTGCTTGGAGGGACTTGGAAAGGCCAACGACTCGAGGATTTCCGGGAAGAAAATGCCGTGGGAGAGGGAGGAAAGGATGGTGTTTCCGAGAGTAAAGAGGGAAAGGGTGGCAAGTGCGGCAGAATTGAGCCTTGAGAAAGAGTTGCTTGAGAGGTTGAGAGGTGAGGCAGCAAAGTTGAGGAAATGGATCAAGGTTAAGAAGGCCGGGGTCACTCAAGCCGTTGTTGATGATGTTAAGTTCATTTGGAAGGGGAATGAGCTCGCCATGCTCAAATTCGACGTGCCACTCTGCCAGAATATGTATAGAGCTCAAGAGATTCTTGAG ATGAAGACTGGAGGCATGGTTGTTTGGAGAAATAAAGACTCACTTGTTATTTATAGAGGGTGCAATTATCAATCAACTTCGAAATTTTTTCCAAAGAGGCACCCACGCTCTGCTGGCTGTCAAGAAACATCATCCTCAGATCTCATTCAGCTGGATTTAGAAAAAAGTAGTATTTATCAATCTGAAACTTTTGAAAGTGCTGTGGATGAAAAGTTGAACAAAAAGAACGACAAAGAGGATCCTACACAAATCTTTCTAGAAACCAATGTGAGTTGCCAACCAACAAGTAGGTCCTTGTATGAGAAGGAAGCAGATAGATTATTGGATGGCTTAGGACCTCGATTCATTGACTGGTGGATGCATAAGCCTTTGCCAGTAGATGCGGACTTGCTCCCAGAAGTGGTTCCTGGATTTAAGGCTCCAATTAGGCGTTGTCCACCAAACACTAGATCAAGGCTAACAGATGATGAACTAACTAACTTGAGGAAGTCCGCTCGTTCATTGCCTACTCATTTTGTCTTAG GAAGGAACAGGAAACTTCAAGGCTTGGCTGCTGCCATCTTAAAGTTGTGGGAGAAAAGTCAGATAGCAAAGATTGCTGTGAAGTTCGGAGTTCCAAATACAAACAATGAGCAAATGGCATATGAGCTGAAG TGTCTCACAGGAGGAGTTCTGTTACTGCGCAATAAGTTTATTATATTACTCTATAGAGGCAAGGACTTTCTTCCTTGTGGAGTTTCGGATTTAGTAGCAAAAAGAGAAATAGAGCTCAATAGATGGCAACTCCATGAAGAACATGCACGCCTGAAAGCAATTGAAACTTTTTCTGAAGATGATGAACCATTAGGCAGTACTGGCACAGTGGGAACATTATCAGAATTCCATAATATCCAAACAGAGTATGGAGACCTTATAAGAAGAAATAAAGACATTGAAATTAAGCTGGAAGCTGAAAAGGCACGACTGGGGAGGGAGCTGAGGAATCAAGAGCACAGAGCGTTCATT CTAAACagaaaaatagagaaatcaacaaataagttatcaaagTTGAATTATCAATGGACACCGGCTGAGCAGGATGTTGACCAAGAAATGATGActgaagaagagagagaatgtttcCGAAAGATAGGACTGCAGATGCATAGTTGCTTAGTACTTG GTAGGCGTGGGGTCTTTAATGGGGTAAAGGAAGGTATTCATCAGCACTGGAAGCACAGGGAGGTAGTCAAAGTTATTACAATGCAGAAACTGTTTGGACAGGTCATGTACACCGCGAAGCTTCTTGAAGCAGAAAGTGGTGGGGTTCTCGTCTCTGTGGATAAGCTAAAAAAGGGCCATGCTATTATTATCTACCGTGGGAGAAATTACCGACGGCCTTTTAAGCCAATATGTGGGAATCTTCTATCTAAAAGAAAAGCATTACATAGGTCTCTTGAAATGCAGAGAATTGGA TCGCTCAAGTTTTTTGCATCCCAGAGACAGCAGGCTGCCTTAGATTTGAAACTGAAACTG GAGAAGCCAAGAATGGCTTTGGAGGAATTTCCAAGGATTGAAGCCTACCTTCCAGCATTAGTCTGA
- the LOC126582209 gene encoding chloroplastic group IIA intron splicing facilitator CRS1, chloroplastic isoform X1, with protein sequence MPATLFLSPLSTLPNTAHLLPSHAQFSISSSLNPKPPQNPTPSKTPHSTPPLESFSSSDASVKAPAAPWMKGPLLLQPHQVIDFSKPRNRKIPGNAKPENSDSELGGKLVGIRGERAIKQIVQSIERLGPNENPEKPQEGFGEFGIWDCLEGLVQEDNSVGTHRGFGEFGIGDCLEGLGKANDSRISGKKMPWEREERMVFPRVKRERVASAAELSLEKELLERLRGEAAKLRKWIKVKKAGVTQAVVDDVKFIWKGNELAMLKFDVPLCQNMYRAQEILEMKTGGMVVWRNKDSLVIYRGCNYQSTSKFFPKRHPRSAGCQETSSSDLIQLDLEKSSIYQSETFESAVDEKLNKKNDKEDPTQIFLETNVSCQPTSRSLYEKEADRLLDGLGPRFIDWWMHKPLPVDADLLPEVVPGFKAPIRRCPPNTRSRLTDDELTNLRKSARSLPTHFVLGRNRKLQGLAAAILKLWEKSQIAKIAVKFGVPNTNNEQMAYELKCLTGGVLLLRNKFIILLYRGKDFLPCGVSDLVAKREIELNRWQLHEEHARLKAIETFSEDDEPLGSTGTVGTLSEFHNIQTEYGDLIRRNKDIEIKLEAEKARLGRELRNQEHRAFILNRKIEKSTNKLSKLNYQWTPAEQDVDQEMMTEEERECFRKIGLQMHSCLVLGRRGVFNGVKEGIHQHWKHREVVKVITMQKLFGQVMYTAKLLEAESGGVLVSVDKLKKGHAIIIYRGRNYRRPFKPICGNLLSKRKALHRSLEMQRIGSLKFFASQRQQAALDLKLKLVRVSIYNLKENALGLLEQSILLISICLVFMHCLNSKYFKR encoded by the exons ccctCTTTCCACTCTCCCAAACACCGcccatcttcttccctctcaCGCGCAATTTTCCATCTCATCTTCCTTAAACCCAAAACCTCCACAAAACCCGACTCCCTCCAAAACCCCGCATTCCACGCCCCCATTGGAGTCCTTTTCGAGCTCCGACGCTTCCGTTAAGGCGCCTGCAGCTCCATGGATGAAGGGTCCGCTTCTTCTTCAACCCCACCAAGTCATTGACTTCTCAAAACCCAGAAATAGGAAGATCCCCGGCAATGCCAAACCCGAAAACTCCGATTCGGAGCTAGGAGGCAAGTTGGTCGGCATTAGAGGGGAGAGAGCAATCAAGCAAATTGTCCAGAGCATTGAGAGGCTTGGACCAAATGAGAATCCAGAAAAACCCCAGGAAGGTTTTGGGGAGTTTGGGATTTGGGATTGCTTGGAGGGGCTCGTACAAGAGGATAATTCGGTAGGAACCCACAGAGGTTTTGGGGAGTTTGGAATAGGGGATTGCTTGGAGGGACTTGGAAAGGCCAACGACTCGAGGATTTCCGGGAAGAAAATGCCGTGGGAGAGGGAGGAAAGGATGGTGTTTCCGAGAGTAAAGAGGGAAAGGGTGGCAAGTGCGGCAGAATTGAGCCTTGAGAAAGAGTTGCTTGAGAGGTTGAGAGGTGAGGCAGCAAAGTTGAGGAAATGGATCAAGGTTAAGAAGGCCGGGGTCACTCAAGCCGTTGTTGATGATGTTAAGTTCATTTGGAAGGGGAATGAGCTCGCCATGCTCAAATTCGACGTGCCACTCTGCCAGAATATGTATAGAGCTCAAGAGATTCTTGAG ATGAAGACTGGAGGCATGGTTGTTTGGAGAAATAAAGACTCACTTGTTATTTATAGAGGGTGCAATTATCAATCAACTTCGAAATTTTTTCCAAAGAGGCACCCACGCTCTGCTGGCTGTCAAGAAACATCATCCTCAGATCTCATTCAGCTGGATTTAGAAAAAAGTAGTATTTATCAATCTGAAACTTTTGAAAGTGCTGTGGATGAAAAGTTGAACAAAAAGAACGACAAAGAGGATCCTACACAAATCTTTCTAGAAACCAATGTGAGTTGCCAACCAACAAGTAGGTCCTTGTATGAGAAGGAAGCAGATAGATTATTGGATGGCTTAGGACCTCGATTCATTGACTGGTGGATGCATAAGCCTTTGCCAGTAGATGCGGACTTGCTCCCAGAAGTGGTTCCTGGATTTAAGGCTCCAATTAGGCGTTGTCCACCAAACACTAGATCAAGGCTAACAGATGATGAACTAACTAACTTGAGGAAGTCCGCTCGTTCATTGCCTACTCATTTTGTCTTAG GAAGGAACAGGAAACTTCAAGGCTTGGCTGCTGCCATCTTAAAGTTGTGGGAGAAAAGTCAGATAGCAAAGATTGCTGTGAAGTTCGGAGTTCCAAATACAAACAATGAGCAAATGGCATATGAGCTGAAG TGTCTCACAGGAGGAGTTCTGTTACTGCGCAATAAGTTTATTATATTACTCTATAGAGGCAAGGACTTTCTTCCTTGTGGAGTTTCGGATTTAGTAGCAAAAAGAGAAATAGAGCTCAATAGATGGCAACTCCATGAAGAACATGCACGCCTGAAAGCAATTGAAACTTTTTCTGAAGATGATGAACCATTAGGCAGTACTGGCACAGTGGGAACATTATCAGAATTCCATAATATCCAAACAGAGTATGGAGACCTTATAAGAAGAAATAAAGACATTGAAATTAAGCTGGAAGCTGAAAAGGCACGACTGGGGAGGGAGCTGAGGAATCAAGAGCACAGAGCGTTCATT CTAAACagaaaaatagagaaatcaacaaataagttatcaaagTTGAATTATCAATGGACACCGGCTGAGCAGGATGTTGACCAAGAAATGATGActgaagaagagagagaatgtttcCGAAAGATAGGACTGCAGATGCATAGTTGCTTAGTACTTG GTAGGCGTGGGGTCTTTAATGGGGTAAAGGAAGGTATTCATCAGCACTGGAAGCACAGGGAGGTAGTCAAAGTTATTACAATGCAGAAACTGTTTGGACAGGTCATGTACACCGCGAAGCTTCTTGAAGCAGAAAGTGGTGGGGTTCTCGTCTCTGTGGATAAGCTAAAAAAGGGCCATGCTATTATTATCTACCGTGGGAGAAATTACCGACGGCCTTTTAAGCCAATATGTGGGAATCTTCTATCTAAAAGAAAAGCATTACATAGGTCTCTTGAAATGCAGAGAATTGGA TCGCTCAAGTTTTTTGCATCCCAGAGACAGCAGGCTGCCTTAGATTTGAAACTGAAACTGGTAAGAGTTTCAATATATAACCTGAAAGAAAATGCTTTAGGCCTACTTGAACAATCCATACTTTTGATATCTATATGCCTTGTTTTCATGCATTGCCTCAATAGTAAGTACTTCAAGAGATGA
- the LOC126582209 gene encoding chloroplastic group IIA intron splicing facilitator CRS1, chloroplastic isoform X3: MPATLFLSPLSTLPNTAHLLPSHAQFSISSSLNPKPPQNPTPSKTPHSTPPLESFSSSDASVKAPAAPWMKGPLLLQPHQVIDFSKPRNRKIPGNAKPENSDSELGGKLVGIRGERAIKQIVQSIERLGPNENPEKPQEGFGEFGIWDCLEGLVQEDNSVGTHRGFGEFGIGDCLEGLGKANDSRISGKKMPWEREERMVFPRVKRERVASAAELSLEKELLERLRGEAAKLRKWIKVKKAGVTQAVVDDVKFIWKGNELAMLKFDVPLCQNMYRAQEILEMKTGGMVVWRNKDSLVIYRGCNYQSTSKFFPKRHPRSAGCQETSSSDLIQLDLEKSSIYQSETFESAVDEKLNKKNDKEDPTQIFLETNVSCQPTSRSLYEKEADRLLDGLGPRFIDWWMHKPLPVDADLLPEVVPGFKAPIRRCPPNTRSRLTDDELTNLRKSARSLPTHFVLGRNRKLQGLAAAILKLWEKSQIAKIAVKFGVPNTNNEQMAYELKCLTGGVLLLRNKFIILLYRGKDFLPCGVSDLVAKREIELNRWQLHEEHARLKAIETFSEDDEPLGSTGTVGTLSEFHNIQTEYGDLIRRNKDIEIKLEAEKARLGRELRNQEHRAFILNRKIEKSTNKLSKLNYQWTPAEQDVDQEMMTEEERECFRKIGLQMHSCLVLGRRGVFNGVKEGIHQHWKHREVVKVITMQKLFGQVMYTAKLLEAESGGVLVSVDKLKKGHAIIIYRGRNYRRPFKPICGNLLSKRKALHRSLEMQRIGSLKFFASQRQQAALDLKLKLETLQQNRGIN; this comes from the exons ccctCTTTCCACTCTCCCAAACACCGcccatcttcttccctctcaCGCGCAATTTTCCATCTCATCTTCCTTAAACCCAAAACCTCCACAAAACCCGACTCCCTCCAAAACCCCGCATTCCACGCCCCCATTGGAGTCCTTTTCGAGCTCCGACGCTTCCGTTAAGGCGCCTGCAGCTCCATGGATGAAGGGTCCGCTTCTTCTTCAACCCCACCAAGTCATTGACTTCTCAAAACCCAGAAATAGGAAGATCCCCGGCAATGCCAAACCCGAAAACTCCGATTCGGAGCTAGGAGGCAAGTTGGTCGGCATTAGAGGGGAGAGAGCAATCAAGCAAATTGTCCAGAGCATTGAGAGGCTTGGACCAAATGAGAATCCAGAAAAACCCCAGGAAGGTTTTGGGGAGTTTGGGATTTGGGATTGCTTGGAGGGGCTCGTACAAGAGGATAATTCGGTAGGAACCCACAGAGGTTTTGGGGAGTTTGGAATAGGGGATTGCTTGGAGGGACTTGGAAAGGCCAACGACTCGAGGATTTCCGGGAAGAAAATGCCGTGGGAGAGGGAGGAAAGGATGGTGTTTCCGAGAGTAAAGAGGGAAAGGGTGGCAAGTGCGGCAGAATTGAGCCTTGAGAAAGAGTTGCTTGAGAGGTTGAGAGGTGAGGCAGCAAAGTTGAGGAAATGGATCAAGGTTAAGAAGGCCGGGGTCACTCAAGCCGTTGTTGATGATGTTAAGTTCATTTGGAAGGGGAATGAGCTCGCCATGCTCAAATTCGACGTGCCACTCTGCCAGAATATGTATAGAGCTCAAGAGATTCTTGAG ATGAAGACTGGAGGCATGGTTGTTTGGAGAAATAAAGACTCACTTGTTATTTATAGAGGGTGCAATTATCAATCAACTTCGAAATTTTTTCCAAAGAGGCACCCACGCTCTGCTGGCTGTCAAGAAACATCATCCTCAGATCTCATTCAGCTGGATTTAGAAAAAAGTAGTATTTATCAATCTGAAACTTTTGAAAGTGCTGTGGATGAAAAGTTGAACAAAAAGAACGACAAAGAGGATCCTACACAAATCTTTCTAGAAACCAATGTGAGTTGCCAACCAACAAGTAGGTCCTTGTATGAGAAGGAAGCAGATAGATTATTGGATGGCTTAGGACCTCGATTCATTGACTGGTGGATGCATAAGCCTTTGCCAGTAGATGCGGACTTGCTCCCAGAAGTGGTTCCTGGATTTAAGGCTCCAATTAGGCGTTGTCCACCAAACACTAGATCAAGGCTAACAGATGATGAACTAACTAACTTGAGGAAGTCCGCTCGTTCATTGCCTACTCATTTTGTCTTAG GAAGGAACAGGAAACTTCAAGGCTTGGCTGCTGCCATCTTAAAGTTGTGGGAGAAAAGTCAGATAGCAAAGATTGCTGTGAAGTTCGGAGTTCCAAATACAAACAATGAGCAAATGGCATATGAGCTGAAG TGTCTCACAGGAGGAGTTCTGTTACTGCGCAATAAGTTTATTATATTACTCTATAGAGGCAAGGACTTTCTTCCTTGTGGAGTTTCGGATTTAGTAGCAAAAAGAGAAATAGAGCTCAATAGATGGCAACTCCATGAAGAACATGCACGCCTGAAAGCAATTGAAACTTTTTCTGAAGATGATGAACCATTAGGCAGTACTGGCACAGTGGGAACATTATCAGAATTCCATAATATCCAAACAGAGTATGGAGACCTTATAAGAAGAAATAAAGACATTGAAATTAAGCTGGAAGCTGAAAAGGCACGACTGGGGAGGGAGCTGAGGAATCAAGAGCACAGAGCGTTCATT CTAAACagaaaaatagagaaatcaacaaataagttatcaaagTTGAATTATCAATGGACACCGGCTGAGCAGGATGTTGACCAAGAAATGATGActgaagaagagagagaatgtttcCGAAAGATAGGACTGCAGATGCATAGTTGCTTAGTACTTG GTAGGCGTGGGGTCTTTAATGGGGTAAAGGAAGGTATTCATCAGCACTGGAAGCACAGGGAGGTAGTCAAAGTTATTACAATGCAGAAACTGTTTGGACAGGTCATGTACACCGCGAAGCTTCTTGAAGCAGAAAGTGGTGGGGTTCTCGTCTCTGTGGATAAGCTAAAAAAGGGCCATGCTATTATTATCTACCGTGGGAGAAATTACCGACGGCCTTTTAAGCCAATATGTGGGAATCTTCTATCTAAAAGAAAAGCATTACATAGGTCTCTTGAAATGCAGAGAATTGGA TCGCTCAAGTTTTTTGCATCCCAGAGACAGCAGGCTGCCTTAGATTTGAAACTGAAACTG GAAACTTTGCAACAAAATAGAGGAATTAATTGA
- the LOC126582209 gene encoding chloroplastic group IIA intron splicing facilitator CRS1, chloroplastic isoform X4: MPATLFLSPLSTLPNTAHLLPSHAQFSISSSLNPKPPQNPTPSKTPHSTPPLESFSSSDASVKAPAAPWMKGPLLLQPHQVIDFSKPRNRKIPGNAKPENSDSELGGKLVGIRGERAIKQIVQSIERLGPNENPEKPQEGFGEFGIWDCLEGLVQEDNSVGTHRGFGEFGIGDCLEGLGKANDSRISGKKMPWEREERMVFPRVKRERVASAAELSLEKELLERLRGEAAKLRKWIKVKKAGVTQAVVDDVKFIWKGNELAMLKFDVPLCQNMYRAQEILEMKTGGMVVWRNKDSLVIYRGCNYQSTSKFFPKRHPRSAGCQETSSSDLIQLDLEKSSIYQSETFESAVDEKLNKKNDKEDPTQIFLETNVSCQPTSRSLYEKEADRLLDGLGPRFIDWWMHKPLPVDADLLPEVVPGFKAPIRRCPPNTRSRLTDDELTNLRKSARSLPTHFVLGRNRKLQGLAAAILKLWEKSQIAKIAVKFGVPNTNNEQMAYELKCLTGGVLLLRNKFIILLYRGKDFLPCGVSDLVAKREIELNRWQLHEEHARLKAIETFSEDDEPLGSTGTVGTLSEFHNIQTEYGDLIRRNKDIEIKLEAEKARLGRELRNQEHRAFILNRKIEKSTNKLSKLNYQWTPAEQDVDQEMMTEEERECFRKIGLQMHSCLVLGRRGVFNGVKEGIHQHWKHREVVKVITMQKLFGQVMYTAKLLEAESGGVLVSVDKLKKGHAIIIYRGRNYRRPFKPICGNLLSKRKALHRSLEMQRIGSLKFFASQRQQAALDLKLKLNVEIL; the protein is encoded by the exons ccctCTTTCCACTCTCCCAAACACCGcccatcttcttccctctcaCGCGCAATTTTCCATCTCATCTTCCTTAAACCCAAAACCTCCACAAAACCCGACTCCCTCCAAAACCCCGCATTCCACGCCCCCATTGGAGTCCTTTTCGAGCTCCGACGCTTCCGTTAAGGCGCCTGCAGCTCCATGGATGAAGGGTCCGCTTCTTCTTCAACCCCACCAAGTCATTGACTTCTCAAAACCCAGAAATAGGAAGATCCCCGGCAATGCCAAACCCGAAAACTCCGATTCGGAGCTAGGAGGCAAGTTGGTCGGCATTAGAGGGGAGAGAGCAATCAAGCAAATTGTCCAGAGCATTGAGAGGCTTGGACCAAATGAGAATCCAGAAAAACCCCAGGAAGGTTTTGGGGAGTTTGGGATTTGGGATTGCTTGGAGGGGCTCGTACAAGAGGATAATTCGGTAGGAACCCACAGAGGTTTTGGGGAGTTTGGAATAGGGGATTGCTTGGAGGGACTTGGAAAGGCCAACGACTCGAGGATTTCCGGGAAGAAAATGCCGTGGGAGAGGGAGGAAAGGATGGTGTTTCCGAGAGTAAAGAGGGAAAGGGTGGCAAGTGCGGCAGAATTGAGCCTTGAGAAAGAGTTGCTTGAGAGGTTGAGAGGTGAGGCAGCAAAGTTGAGGAAATGGATCAAGGTTAAGAAGGCCGGGGTCACTCAAGCCGTTGTTGATGATGTTAAGTTCATTTGGAAGGGGAATGAGCTCGCCATGCTCAAATTCGACGTGCCACTCTGCCAGAATATGTATAGAGCTCAAGAGATTCTTGAG ATGAAGACTGGAGGCATGGTTGTTTGGAGAAATAAAGACTCACTTGTTATTTATAGAGGGTGCAATTATCAATCAACTTCGAAATTTTTTCCAAAGAGGCACCCACGCTCTGCTGGCTGTCAAGAAACATCATCCTCAGATCTCATTCAGCTGGATTTAGAAAAAAGTAGTATTTATCAATCTGAAACTTTTGAAAGTGCTGTGGATGAAAAGTTGAACAAAAAGAACGACAAAGAGGATCCTACACAAATCTTTCTAGAAACCAATGTGAGTTGCCAACCAACAAGTAGGTCCTTGTATGAGAAGGAAGCAGATAGATTATTGGATGGCTTAGGACCTCGATTCATTGACTGGTGGATGCATAAGCCTTTGCCAGTAGATGCGGACTTGCTCCCAGAAGTGGTTCCTGGATTTAAGGCTCCAATTAGGCGTTGTCCACCAAACACTAGATCAAGGCTAACAGATGATGAACTAACTAACTTGAGGAAGTCCGCTCGTTCATTGCCTACTCATTTTGTCTTAG GAAGGAACAGGAAACTTCAAGGCTTGGCTGCTGCCATCTTAAAGTTGTGGGAGAAAAGTCAGATAGCAAAGATTGCTGTGAAGTTCGGAGTTCCAAATACAAACAATGAGCAAATGGCATATGAGCTGAAG TGTCTCACAGGAGGAGTTCTGTTACTGCGCAATAAGTTTATTATATTACTCTATAGAGGCAAGGACTTTCTTCCTTGTGGAGTTTCGGATTTAGTAGCAAAAAGAGAAATAGAGCTCAATAGATGGCAACTCCATGAAGAACATGCACGCCTGAAAGCAATTGAAACTTTTTCTGAAGATGATGAACCATTAGGCAGTACTGGCACAGTGGGAACATTATCAGAATTCCATAATATCCAAACAGAGTATGGAGACCTTATAAGAAGAAATAAAGACATTGAAATTAAGCTGGAAGCTGAAAAGGCACGACTGGGGAGGGAGCTGAGGAATCAAGAGCACAGAGCGTTCATT CTAAACagaaaaatagagaaatcaacaaataagttatcaaagTTGAATTATCAATGGACACCGGCTGAGCAGGATGTTGACCAAGAAATGATGActgaagaagagagagaatgtttcCGAAAGATAGGACTGCAGATGCATAGTTGCTTAGTACTTG GTAGGCGTGGGGTCTTTAATGGGGTAAAGGAAGGTATTCATCAGCACTGGAAGCACAGGGAGGTAGTCAAAGTTATTACAATGCAGAAACTGTTTGGACAGGTCATGTACACCGCGAAGCTTCTTGAAGCAGAAAGTGGTGGGGTTCTCGTCTCTGTGGATAAGCTAAAAAAGGGCCATGCTATTATTATCTACCGTGGGAGAAATTACCGACGGCCTTTTAAGCCAATATGTGGGAATCTTCTATCTAAAAGAAAAGCATTACATAGGTCTCTTGAAATGCAGAGAATTGGA TCGCTCAAGTTTTTTGCATCCCAGAGACAGCAGGCTGCCTTAGATTTGAAACTGAAACTG AATGTTGAGATCTTGTAG
- the LOC126582210 gene encoding uncharacterized protein LOC126582210 has translation MGGVTSSIAAKFAFFPPSPPSYRVVADESCGGRLYIPEVPRREDVDVLKLRTRRGNEIVAVHVKHPKASATMLYSHGNAADLGQMYELFVELSARLRINLMGYDYSGYGQSTGKATEYNTYADIDAAYKCLKEKYGVKDEQLILYGQSVGSGPTVDLASRLATLRGVVLHSPILSGLRVLYPVKRTYWFDIYKNIDKISMVSCPVLVIHGTADEVVDSSHGKQLWVLCKEKYEPLWLSGGGHCNLELYPEFIKHLKKFVHSLSKSKSTTNGSRTSTVDSENKNKLSETGTSDSTEVGSDLPEVSRNSLDSRLEKSKKSNKPEKSRMSTDRVDTFRRKKGLVW, from the exons ATGGGCGGAGTGACCTCTTCGATCGCAGCCAAGTTCGCGTTTTTCCCGCCGAGTCCGCCGTCGTACAGAGTCGTCGCCGACGAGTCGTGTGGAGGGAGGCTCTACATTCCGGAGGTGCCGAGGAGGGAAGACGTGGATGTATTGAAGCTCAGGACTCGCCGGGGAAATGAAATCGTGGCCGTACACGTCAAGCACCCCAAGGCCTCAGCAACCATGCTTTACTCCCATGGAAATGCTGCTGATTTGGGGCAGATGTATGAGCTTTTCGTCGAATTGAGTGCTCGCCTTCGGATTAATTTGATGGG GTATGATTACTCTGGTTATGGACAGTCAACTGGAAAG GCAACTGAATATAATACATATGCGGACATTGATGCAGCTTACAAATGCCTCAAGGAGAAATACGGGGTCAAAGATGAACAACTAATATTATATGGTCAGTCTGTTGGTAGTGGTCCCACTGTTGATCTTGCATCACGTCTCGCAACCTTGAGAGGTGTGGTGTTACACAGTCCTATTTTGTCTGGGCTGAGGGTATTGTACCCTGTCAAACGGACGTACTGGTTTGATATTTACAAG AATATCGACAAAATTTCAATGGTGAGCTGTCCTGTTCTGGTTATACAT GGGACAGCAGACGAGGTCGTAGATTCGTCCCATGGGAAGCAACTATGGGTGCTTTGCAAGGAAAAGTATGAGCCTTTATGGCTCAGTGGAGGTGGACACTGCAATCTTGAGCTTTACCCAGAATTTATCAAACATCTAAAGAAATTCGTACACAGCCTCAGCAAGTCAAAATCGACCACAAATGGTTCTAGAACAAGTACAGTAGATTCTGAGAACAAGAACAAACTATCTGAAACCGGTACTTCGGATTCAACTGAAGTGGGTTCTGATCTTCcagaagtttctagaaacagTTTAGATAGTCGACTAGAGAAATCTAAAAAGTCGAACAAGCCCGAAAAGTCTCGGATGAGCACTGACCGAGTCGACACGTTTAGGAGAAAGAAGGGATTAGTGTGGTGA